The proteins below come from a single Miscanthus floridulus cultivar M001 chromosome 1, ASM1932011v1, whole genome shotgun sequence genomic window:
- the LOC136519793 gene encoding secretory carrier-associated membrane protein 4-like isoform X2, which translates to MAKEAELNRREQEIKRREEALARAGVLIEPKNWPPFFPIIHVDISNDIPVHLQRVQYVSFASLLGLVICLFWNILCVTAAWITGHDPRIWFLAVIYFITGCPGAYFLWYRPLYRAMRKDSAFSYGWFFLFYFFHIAFCIYAAVSPPFFYVGRSLAGFFQSISEIGENAGVGIMYFMGFALFVLEALLSIWVFQKVYWFFRGKGSEAQMRPDAASRAPPF; encoded by the exons GGGAAGAAGCTCTTGCGAGAG CTGGAGTTTTAATAGAGCCCAAAAACTGGCCACCATTCTTCCCCATCATTCATGTTGACATTTCAAATGATATACCCGTGCACTTGCAGAGAGTACAGTATGTCTCTTTTGCATCACTCCTAG GGTTGGTCATATGCCTCTTCTGGAACATTTTATGTGTAACTGCTGCTTGGATTACAGGGCATG ATCCTAGGATCTGGTTTCTGGCAGTCATATACTTCATTACTGGATGCCCAGGTGCCTACTTTTTATGGTACCGACCTCTTTATCGTGCCATGAG GAAGGATAGTGCGTTCAGCTATGGATGGTTCTTCCTATTCTACTTT TTTCACATTGCCTTCTGCATATACGCCGCTGTTTCTCCGCCATTCTTTTATGTGGGAAGATCATTGGC CGGATTTTTTCAATCGATCAGCGAGATAGGAGAGAATGCTGGTGTTGGG ATAATGTACTTCATGGGATTCGCGTTGTTTGTGCTGGAGGCACTGCTGAGCATCTGGGTTTTCCAG AAAGTGTACTGGTTCTTCCGCGGGAAAGGCAGTGAGGCGCAGATGAGGCCTGACGCCGCGTCTCGTGCGCCACCGTTCTGA